The following proteins are co-located in the Candidatus Accumulibacter cognatus genome:
- a CDS encoding DUF4331 domain-containing protein, whose protein sequence is MKTATASNRRSLLTLLCAAACLALPVTGVFAASHREAPLTALDHKADITDWYAFVSYDNPNKVTMILNTDPLLEPANGPNYHPFDPEVVYEMKVDNNFDGDEDVKVVFRFQSEIRAPGVFTSFVGAGGGVSTPANSPAPVSPGTPIVPPAITALDGPGSAGLSLRQTYTVTIQKKVGSVWQTVFSSGSRKLYAVPANVGPRTMPDYPSLAAQGIYDLGGGIRVFAGTVDDPFYIDLGAAFDTLNFRAGAFATGIPAVLSDDQDADDTVNFAPDAVAGYNVNSIVVELPTTLLTSDGQVHPATDAKAVIGTYGTTSRPRIKAQPTTAGGKPSLSSNFVQIQRMGNPLINELLIGTGDKDKFSMSEPKNDSQFAGYLLDPLLARVLNAAYGGVVAIPTPPRLDLLPLVTYSAPICPGCTAAQAGPVADLLRLNTGIPATAKAIRKRLGVLAGDFGGFPNGRRLSDDATDIAARVVTGVLNPAFNVFPNNRIGDGVNGNDVPYQESFPYVAFANSGRNSRHQNPGTSGCVSTTPPFLPILCPTD, encoded by the coding sequence ATGAAGACCGCTACCGCATCAAACCGCCGTTCCCTGCTGACCCTGCTGTGTGCAGCCGCGTGCCTTGCCCTGCCGGTCACGGGGGTGTTCGCCGCCAGCCACCGCGAGGCACCGCTGACCGCACTGGACCACAAGGCGGACATCACCGACTGGTATGCCTTCGTCAGCTACGACAATCCCAACAAGGTCACCATGATTCTCAATACCGACCCGTTGCTGGAACCGGCCAATGGACCGAACTACCATCCCTTCGATCCCGAGGTCGTATACGAGATGAAGGTCGATAACAATTTCGATGGCGATGAAGACGTCAAGGTCGTTTTCCGCTTCCAGAGCGAAATCCGCGCACCCGGCGTGTTTACCAGTTTCGTCGGCGCCGGTGGCGGCGTTTCGACACCGGCCAATTCACCGGCGCCGGTTTCTCCCGGCACGCCGATCGTGCCACCCGCGATCACCGCCCTCGACGGACCGGGGTCCGCCGGCCTGAGCCTGCGTCAGACCTATACCGTGACCATCCAGAAAAAGGTTGGCAGCGTCTGGCAGACCGTCTTCAGCAGCGGCAGTCGAAAGCTTTACGCCGTTCCCGCCAATGTCGGACCGCGGACCATGCCCGATTATCCGAGCCTTGCCGCGCAGGGTATTTATGATCTCGGCGGCGGCATCCGGGTCTTCGCCGGCACGGTCGACGACCCCTTCTACATCGACCTCGGCGCCGCTTTCGACACCCTCAACTTCCGCGCCGGCGCTTTTGCCACAGGGATTCCGGCGGTGTTGAGCGACGATCAGGATGCAGACGACACGGTCAACTTCGCACCCGATGCGGTGGCCGGCTACAACGTCAACAGCATTGTCGTCGAACTGCCGACCACGCTGCTCACCAGCGACGGCCAGGTCCATCCGGCAACGGACGCCAAAGCGGTGATCGGGACTTACGGCACCACCTCGCGCCCGCGCATCAAGGCACAGCCGACGACTGCCGGCGGCAAGCCCTCGCTGTCGAGCAATTTCGTCCAGATCCAGCGCATGGGTAATCCGCTGATCAACGAACTCCTGATCGGCACTGGCGACAAGGACAAGTTCAGCATGTCCGAGCCCAAGAACGACAGCCAGTTTGCGGGCTACCTGCTCGATCCGCTGCTTGCCCGCGTGCTCAACGCCGCCTACGGTGGCGTGGTGGCCATTCCGACCCCGCCGCGCCTCGACCTGCTGCCGCTGGTGACCTATAGCGCACCGATCTGCCCCGGCTGCACGGCCGCACAAGCCGGGCCCGTCGCCGACCTGCTGCGGCTCAACACCGGCATTCCGGCAACGGCCAAGGCCATCCGCAAGCGTCTCGGCGTCCTGGCCGGCGATTTCGGCGGTTTTCCCAACGGCCGCCGACTCTCGGACGACGCCACCGACATCGCGGCGCGTGTGGTGACCGGGGTGCTCAACCCGGCATTCAACGTCTTCCCCAACAACCGCATTGGCGATGGCGTGAACGGCAACGATGTCCCCTACCAGGAAAGCTTCCCCTACGTGGCTTTCGCCAATAGTGGCCGCAACAGTCGGCACCAGAATCCCGGCACCTCCGGCTGCGTCTCGACGACGCCGCCGTTCCTGCCGATACTCTGCCCGACCGACTGA
- a CDS encoding patatin-like phospholipase family protein, translating to MSLATIIHAGMRQHERPPLALVLMGGGARTAYQVGVLRALADMLQSHPGGARSFPFQILVGTSAGAINAAFLAARARAGLQAFEELAMFWGRLRSTDVYRLNTSRWLRFSRVALALRLSQHVQAKGALLDNTPLAEMLRRGIQLDNIESALRSKTIDALAVTGSSYTSGVHWTFCQTASRETFQPWTSPGRRSEFQPLTIAHLMASSAIPFIFPATSLTVEGQEEYFGDGSMRQITPLSPAMHLGAQKILVIGVGQPERPWLAAAPGTPGGGPSLGSMAGHVMASVFHDTLQADVEQTRRVAKTINELPQEAVSAMRYKAIEVLAMAPTQSLDALALQYTDELPTTIRDALGALGMLKGGGGTLASYLLFEQGFVQSLLALGRGDATTRAAELIELITGP from the coding sequence ATGAGCCTTGCGACCATCATTCATGCCGGCATGCGTCAACACGAACGGCCGCCCCTGGCCCTGGTGCTGATGGGGGGTGGCGCGCGTACGGCCTATCAGGTCGGCGTACTGCGCGCATTGGCGGACATGCTGCAGTCGCATCCTGGTGGCGCGCGGTCGTTTCCATTCCAGATTCTGGTCGGCACCTCGGCCGGTGCGATCAACGCCGCCTTTCTGGCCGCGCGCGCGCGCGCGGGCCTGCAGGCATTCGAAGAACTGGCGATGTTCTGGGGCCGGCTGCGGTCGACCGACGTCTACCGCCTGAACACCTCGCGCTGGCTGCGCTTCAGCCGTGTTGCGCTGGCCCTGAGATTGTCACAGCATGTCCAGGCCAAGGGGGCGCTGCTCGACAACACGCCCCTGGCGGAAATGCTGCGACGGGGCATCCAGCTCGACAACATCGAAAGCGCCCTGCGCTCGAAAACCATCGATGCGCTCGCGGTGACCGGGTCGAGCTATACCAGCGGGGTCCACTGGACCTTCTGTCAGACGGCCAGCCGCGAGACGTTTCAACCGTGGACCAGTCCCGGCCGCCGCTCCGAGTTCCAGCCCTTGACGATCGCGCACCTGATGGCCTCGAGCGCGATTCCGTTCATCTTTCCGGCCACTTCACTGACCGTCGAGGGTCAGGAAGAATACTTTGGCGACGGCTCGATGCGGCAGATCACGCCGCTGTCGCCGGCGATGCACCTCGGTGCGCAGAAGATTCTGGTGATCGGCGTCGGGCAGCCTGAACGCCCGTGGCTGGCGGCTGCGCCGGGAACGCCTGGAGGCGGCCCGAGCCTGGGCAGCATGGCCGGGCATGTGATGGCGAGCGTCTTTCACGATACGCTGCAGGCCGATGTCGAGCAGACCCGACGCGTCGCCAAAACGATCAACGAACTGCCCCAGGAGGCGGTTTCGGCGATGCGCTACAAGGCCATCGAAGTGCTGGCGATGGCGCCGACGCAGTCGCTCGACGCGCTGGCGCTGCAATACACGGACGAACTGCCGACGACGATCCGTGATGCCCTGGGCGCCCTCGGAATGCTCAAGGGCGGCGGCGGCACCCTGGCGAGTTATTTGCTGTTCGAGCAGGGCTTCGTGCAGTCGCTGTTGGCGCTGGGCAGGGGCGATGCCACGACCCGCGCCGCCGAACTGATCGAACTGATCACCGGCCCCTGA
- a CDS encoding Arc family DNA-binding protein, whose protein sequence is MPTTITLKGIPDDLYARLKSAADVSHRSLNSEVIACLESVLMPRKATPAQHLAAIRAIRARLPQDGFDHAEIDALKKQGRP, encoded by the coding sequence ATGCCAACGACCATTACGCTAAAGGGCATTCCAGACGATCTGTATGCCAGACTCAAGTCGGCGGCCGATGTTAGCCATCGAAGCTTGAACAGTGAGGTGATCGCCTGCCTGGAGAGTGTGCTGATGCCGCGCAAGGCAACTCCGGCGCAGCACCTCGCAGCGATCCGAGCCATCCGGGCGAGGCTGCCACAGGATGGCTTCGACCATGCGGAGATCGATGCGTTGAAGAAGCAGGGACGGCCGTGA
- a CDS encoding HupE/UreJ family protein: MQTVRLVSLQVLKGFAMLLILLASPAALAHKPSDSYLSLQVTETAIQGQWDIALRDLDYALGLDDNQDGAITWGELRAHHTEIAAYALARLALSADGEACTTAVLEHLVDDHSDGAYAVLRFSASCKAEPTVLSAHYRLFFDVDPQHRGLLRLEHAGQTRTAIFSAATPVQRFELAESDRLRQLIDYTAHGVWHIWIGFDHLLFLLSLLLPAVLLRVDGGWTGASRFRDALWEVVKVVSAFTLAHSITLTLAALEVVQLPSRWVESAIAASVIVAALNNLIVMAGASRWLFAFAFGLIHGFGFASVLADLGLPQNALLLALVAFNLGVEVGQLAIVALFLPLAWSVRNQWIYRRGVLAGGSLLVIATAGIWLVERVFDLKLIA, from the coding sequence ATGCAGACTGTCCGCCTCGTTTCGCTGCAGGTGCTGAAAGGCTTCGCCATGCTGCTCATCCTGCTTGCCTCGCCGGCCGCGCTGGCGCACAAGCCCAGCGACAGCTACCTCAGCCTGCAAGTCACCGAAACGGCCATTCAAGGTCAGTGGGATATTGCCCTGCGCGACCTCGACTACGCACTCGGCCTCGACGACAACCAGGACGGCGCCATCACCTGGGGCGAACTGCGCGCCCATCACACCGAGATTGCCGCTTACGCACTGGCACGGCTGGCCTTGTCGGCGGATGGCGAGGCATGCACGACGGCGGTGCTCGAACACCTGGTCGACGATCACAGCGACGGCGCCTACGCCGTGTTGCGCTTCAGCGCAAGCTGCAAGGCCGAACCGACTGTGCTGAGTGCCCACTACCGGCTGTTCTTCGATGTCGATCCGCAGCACCGCGGGCTGCTGCGTCTTGAGCATGCCGGCCAGACACGCACCGCGATCTTCAGCGCGGCGACCCCGGTGCAGCGATTCGAACTCGCCGAAAGCGACCGCCTGCGCCAGCTCATCGACTACACCGCGCACGGAGTCTGGCACATCTGGATCGGCTTCGATCATCTGCTGTTTCTGTTGTCGCTGCTGCTGCCGGCGGTCCTGCTCCGCGTCGACGGCGGCTGGACAGGCGCTTCGCGCTTCAGGGACGCGCTCTGGGAGGTCGTCAAGGTGGTCAGTGCATTCACCCTCGCGCACTCGATCACCCTGACGCTGGCCGCGCTGGAAGTCGTCCAGTTGCCGTCGCGCTGGGTCGAATCGGCGATCGCTGCATCGGTCATCGTCGCCGCGCTCAACAACCTGATCGTGATGGCGGGTGCCAGCCGCTGGCTGTTCGCCTTCGCTTTCGGCCTGATTCACGGCTTCGGTTTCGCCAGCGTCCTCGCCGACCTCGGGCTGCCGCAGAACGCCTTGTTGCTGGCGCTGGTCGCCTTCAACCTCGGCGTCGAGGTCGGACAACTGGCGATCGTCGCCCTGTTCCTGCCGCTGGCGTGGAGCGTGCGGAATCAGTGGATCTATCGACGGGGCGTTCTCGCGGGAGGCTCGCTGCTGGTCATCGCCACCGCCGGCATCTGGCTGGTCGAACGGGTGTTCGATCTGAAACTGATCGCCTGA
- a CDS encoding substrate-binding domain-containing protein, whose protein sequence is MARAAFFRCGHLATAMVLLLAFFSTHLAARDLRLATTTSTDNSGLLRAILPQFEWQQGIRVQIISVGTGKALKLAENGDVDVVLVHDRQAEEAFVAAGYGVNRRDVMYNDFVIVGPASDPAALRGGREVLEAFRQIAARQARFVSRGDDSGTERMERSYWQQLGIATKGAPWYVSAGLGMGEVLTMAGEMQAYTLTDRATFASYKTRTGLAILVQGDPRLFNPYGVIAVNPKRYPEIHFAGAMALIEWLSSAAGRSAISAFRPNGEQLFFVTPAR, encoded by the coding sequence ATGGCCCGCGCTGCTTTCTTCCGCTGTGGTCACTTGGCAACCGCCATGGTCCTGCTGCTTGCTTTCTTCTCCACCCACCTCGCGGCCCGCGACCTGCGTCTGGCAACGACCACCAGTACCGACAACTCCGGTCTGCTGCGCGCCATCCTGCCGCAGTTCGAATGGCAGCAGGGCATCAGGGTGCAGATCATCTCGGTCGGAACCGGCAAGGCGCTCAAGCTGGCCGAGAACGGTGACGTCGATGTCGTGCTGGTGCATGATCGCCAGGCCGAAGAGGCATTCGTCGCGGCCGGATACGGAGTCAATCGACGCGATGTGATGTACAACGATTTCGTCATCGTTGGCCCTGCCAGCGACCCGGCCGCACTACGCGGCGGCAGGGAGGTACTCGAGGCCTTTCGCCAGATCGCCGCCAGGCAGGCGCGTTTCGTTTCCCGCGGTGACGATTCGGGAACCGAACGGATGGAAAGAAGCTATTGGCAACAGCTCGGTATTGCCACCAAGGGAGCGCCATGGTACGTCTCGGCCGGGCTTGGAATGGGCGAGGTGCTGACCATGGCCGGCGAGATGCAGGCCTACACGCTGACCGACCGGGCCACCTTCGCCAGTTACAAGACCCGCACCGGCCTCGCGATTCTCGTCCAGGGTGACCCGCGCCTATTCAATCCGTATGGCGTCATCGCCGTCAATCCGAAAAGGTACCCGGAGATCCATTTCGCCGGTGCCATGGCGCTGATCGAGTGGCTGAGCAGTGCCGCCGGGCGCTCGGCGATCAGTGCCTTCCGGCCGAACGGCGAGCAGCTGTTCTTCGTCACGCCGGCGAGGTAA
- a CDS encoding type II toxin-antitoxin system VapC family toxin, with amino-acid sequence MIVVDTNVLAYLLIPGQYTESAERLLLDEPEWAAPLLWRSELRNVLATYVRSKRLEVSDALALHRRAADLIGAEEYNPETSDVLRLAKASGCSAYDCEFVSVAEYLDVKLVTADAKLAKAFKTRALLLSDA; translated from the coding sequence GTGATCGTTGTCGATACGAACGTTCTGGCCTATCTCCTGATCCCTGGGCAGTACACGGAATCCGCAGAGCGACTCTTGCTGGACGAGCCAGAGTGGGCTGCGCCCCTTCTCTGGCGAAGCGAACTGCGGAATGTCCTGGCGACGTATGTGCGATCAAAGCGGCTCGAGGTTAGCGATGCCCTCGCGTTGCACCGGCGCGCAGCGGATCTCATTGGCGCCGAGGAGTACAACCCTGAAACCTCAGACGTCCTTCGATTGGCAAAGGCAAGCGGCTGCTCAGCCTACGACTGCGAGTTTGTCTCTGTCGCCGAGTACCTGGACGTGAAGTTGGTGACAGCGGACGCGAAGCTGGCGAAAGCCTTCAAGACCCGGGCGTTGCTGCTTTCCGACGCCTAA
- a CDS encoding IS66 family transposase produces MDELPDLEKLSVAEKEQLIRELWPLRALVRDLAAQVTALQLKVTELEARLATNSRNSSKPPSSDGLNKPQPKSLRKCGERPTGGQKGHQGHGLKKVAEPDRIVTHAPPSHCAECQRPLPERSVVETRQVFDLPPLRFEVTEHQVLAAQCACGKICRGEFPPGISAPVQYGPAAMAAAVHLTHHHMMPVQRTAALMGDFFGLPMAEATVLAASEEAAVRLAPTVALMGEAIQTAEVAHADETGMRVAGKLHWMHALVTATLTWVGCHEKRGKRAFDALGILPGFLGTLIHDGWKPYRDLLCKHGLCNAHHLRELTYLFEELQQAWAGRLIELLVAACHEVNQAGGSLPVERVALWRNRYTEILSEGEVLNPQAEKSGKRGRTRQSKATNLLWRLRTYADDVWRFASDPSVPFSNNLAEQAVRMPKVKQKISGGFRTRNGADTFCTIRSYLATLHKQGSNLFHALTLTFQGQPPQPRLA; encoded by the coding sequence ATGGACGAACTTCCCGACCTTGAAAAGCTGAGCGTTGCCGAGAAGGAGCAGTTGATCCGTGAGCTGTGGCCGCTGCGGGCGCTGGTTCGTGATCTGGCGGCGCAAGTGACAGCCCTTCAATTGAAGGTCACGGAACTGGAAGCGCGGCTGGCGACCAACAGTCGAAATTCGAGCAAGCCACCGTCTTCGGACGGTCTGAACAAGCCGCAGCCCAAATCTCTGCGCAAATGCGGGGAACGCCCGACGGGCGGGCAGAAAGGGCACCAGGGGCATGGTCTCAAGAAGGTTGCCGAACCGGATCGGATCGTGACGCATGCGCCACCGTCGCACTGCGCAGAGTGCCAGCGTCCCTTGCCCGAGAGATCGGTGGTCGAAACCCGTCAGGTGTTCGATTTGCCGCCGTTGCGCTTCGAGGTGACGGAGCATCAGGTTCTGGCGGCGCAGTGCGCCTGCGGCAAGATTTGCCGCGGCGAGTTTCCTCCCGGCATTTCTGCGCCGGTGCAGTATGGTCCGGCGGCCATGGCTGCCGCTGTTCATCTCACGCACCACCACATGATGCCGGTACAACGCACGGCGGCGTTGATGGGCGATTTCTTTGGCCTGCCGATGGCTGAGGCGACGGTGCTGGCGGCCAGCGAAGAGGCGGCTGTTCGCCTGGCGCCGACCGTGGCCTTGATGGGTGAAGCCATCCAAACGGCCGAGGTCGCTCATGCGGACGAAACCGGGATGCGGGTGGCCGGTAAGCTGCACTGGATGCACGCGCTGGTGACGGCGACGCTCACCTGGGTCGGCTGTCACGAGAAACGGGGCAAGCGGGCCTTCGATGCGCTGGGGATTCTCCCCGGCTTTCTGGGCACACTGATCCACGACGGCTGGAAACCTTACCGCGATCTGCTGTGCAAGCACGGGCTGTGCAATGCCCATCACCTGCGGGAATTGACCTATCTTTTCGAGGAACTCCAGCAGGCTTGGGCAGGCCGCCTGATCGAACTTCTGGTGGCTGCCTGCCATGAGGTGAACCAGGCGGGCGGTTCGCTACCCGTCGAACGCGTTGCGCTGTGGCGTAACCGATATACCGAAATTCTCAGCGAAGGCGAGGTCCTCAATCCGCAGGCGGAAAAATCGGGGAAGCGCGGACGAACACGACAGAGCAAGGCGACCAACCTCCTCTGGCGCTTGCGCACCTATGCCGATGATGTCTGGCGCTTCGCTTCTGACCCCAGCGTCCCGTTCTCCAACAACCTTGCCGAGCAGGCGGTTCGCATGCCGAAGGTCAAACAGAAGATCTCCGGCGGCTTCCGGACCAGAAACGGCGCCGATACCTTTTGCACGATCCGTTCCTACCTTGCCACCCTGCACAAGCAAGGGAGCAATCTCTTTCACGCCCTCACGCTGACTTTCCAAGGCCAACCTCCTCAGCCTCGTTTGGCTTGA
- a CDS encoding ABC transporter ATP-binding protein, whose amino-acid sequence MSLLGVSTLTKSFAARRLFSIDELTLLAGESYVLTGENGSGKSTLLRILAGIEAPDSGFGHYQEQRFDWRPYPDWLRRQVIYVHQQPYLFHTSVAENIAYGLRARGIEANERQRLVAAAIAWARLTHLLAIPPQKLSGGERQRVAMARAWVLKPKILLLDEPTANLDAESRRQTIDLLRGFCTARTTAVIACHDRDLIELPDMRRLDLMGGRLHV is encoded by the coding sequence ATGAGCCTGCTCGGGGTGTCCACGCTGACCAAATCGTTCGCGGCACGACGCCTGTTCTCGATCGATGAGCTGACGCTACTGGCTGGCGAGAGCTACGTCCTGACCGGTGAGAACGGCAGCGGCAAGTCCACCCTGCTGCGTATCCTGGCCGGCATCGAAGCACCAGACAGCGGGTTCGGACACTACCAGGAACAGCGCTTCGACTGGCGGCCCTATCCCGACTGGCTGCGCCGGCAAGTGATCTACGTGCATCAGCAACCCTACCTGTTTCATACCAGTGTCGCCGAAAATATCGCTTATGGGCTGCGTGCCAGAGGCATCGAAGCGAACGAACGGCAACGGCTGGTCGCGGCAGCGATTGCCTGGGCACGCCTGACGCATCTTCTGGCAATACCGCCGCAGAAGCTGTCCGGGGGAGAAAGGCAGCGCGTGGCCATGGCACGTGCCTGGGTACTGAAACCGAAGATATTGCTGCTCGACGAACCGACGGCCAATCTCGATGCCGAATCGCGGCGGCAAACCATCGACCTGCTGCGCGGCTTCTGTACGGCCCGGACCACGGCGGTGATCGCCTGCCATGATCGCGACCTCATCGAGCTGCCCGACATGCGTCGGCTGGACCTGATGGGCGGTCGGCTGCACGTCTGA
- a CDS encoding PEP-CTERM sorting domain-containing protein (PEP-CTERM proteins occur, often in large numbers, in the proteomes of bacteria that also encode an exosortase, a predicted intramembrane cysteine proteinase. The presence of a PEP-CTERM domain at a protein's C-terminus predicts cleavage within the sorting domain, followed by covalent anchoring to some some component of the (usually Gram-negative) cell surface. Many PEP-CTERM proteins exhibit an unusual sequence composition that includes large numbers of potential glycosylation sites. Expression of one such protein has been shown restore the ability of a bacterium to form floc, a type of biofilm.), which translates to MKIGKYVSALAAIAVLTMSTCVLASTHVALSGNYYNLTAITPNSGTFTIDFDVPTAPPSSFYVDGWFTYSNFPMQLHLAGNSYSSTLDTAGWFYYTDIDYKGIDVRFESLFEQYDTLQLILGTPTPLFSGPTSNPTIDPMSLGNLFGGLYYYYPVFGHYVSGSVANGTYSASAIPEPGTSALFFVGAGALLVIVAQKNRGQTTVSSA; encoded by the coding sequence ATGAAAATCGGAAAGTATGTATCAGCGCTAGCTGCTATAGCCGTTCTGACGATGAGCACGTGTGTTCTCGCGTCGACACATGTTGCATTGTCCGGGAATTACTACAACCTCACTGCGATTACGCCGAATTCAGGAACATTCACGATCGATTTTGATGTTCCTACCGCACCCCCATCCTCATTCTATGTCGACGGCTGGTTCACGTATAGCAATTTTCCCATGCAGTTGCATTTAGCAGGTAATAGCTATTCGAGCACGCTCGACACGGCAGGATGGTTCTATTACACAGATATCGATTATAAGGGTATTGATGTTCGCTTCGAATCACTCTTTGAGCAATACGACACACTTCAGCTGATTCTAGGTACGCCCACCCCCCTCTTTAGCGGCCCGACTTCCAATCCTACAATTGACCCGATGTCACTCGGCAACTTATTTGGTGGGCTCTACTACTATTATCCAGTCTTTGGCCACTATGTATCCGGAAGCGTAGCAAATGGCACTTATTCTGCATCCGCCATACCCGAACCTGGTACTAGCGCACTGTTCTTTGTCGGCGCGGGTGCCCTATTAGTAATTGTCGCTCAAAAAAACCGGGGACAGACCACGGTTTCTTCTGCCTAA
- a CDS encoding PEP-CTERM sorting domain-containing protein, with the protein MEPYNSTVFEGTLDRFVLNGPGNPVTHVPEPASILLLSLGLIGIVGLRHR; encoded by the coding sequence ATCGAGCCGTACAACTCCACCGTCTTCGAGGGAACGCTCGATAGGTTCGTCCTGAACGGTCCGGGGAACCCAGTAACTCATGTTCCCGAGCCGGCTTCCATCTTGCTACTCTCGCTTGGCCTGATCGGCATCGTCGGCCTACGTCATCGCTGA
- a CDS encoding DUF4325 domain-containing protein, translated as MVRTVTRDVTEHPRDLTRHYADRLGISRVAANKYIQRLEREGWIARSGASTHPVFSPGYKRRFARLYPLSGLEEHIAWERDFRPYFSLTPNIHSIASHGFTEMVNNAIDHSAGESVFIWTSQDESTLRIIISDNGVGIFAKITAALGLPDMRQALFELAKGKLTTDPSRHTGEGVFFTSRMFDSFEISANGLQFNHDASSPHDWLREAPGVFPDGTAVFMRIALNSSRTVAEVYSQFTDAPEDYDFSKTIVPMKLARFGDEQLVSRSQAKRLIARFDRFRTVILDFADVQEIGQAFADELFRVYGGCHREVELLPKNMTEQVERMWLRAVAPRGA; from the coding sequence TTGGTCCGGACGGTCACCAGAGACGTTACCGAACACCCGCGCGACCTCACCCGGCACTACGCCGATCGGCTGGGCATATCCCGTGTCGCTGCGAACAAGTATATCCAGCGCCTTGAGCGGGAGGGTTGGATAGCTCGAAGCGGAGCTTCAACTCATCCTGTCTTCAGCCCCGGGTACAAGCGAAGGTTCGCGCGCCTGTACCCGCTCTCCGGTCTTGAAGAGCACATTGCCTGGGAAAGAGATTTCAGGCCGTACTTCAGCCTGACCCCAAACATTCATAGCATAGCGAGCCACGGTTTTACTGAAATGGTGAACAACGCCATTGACCACTCGGCGGGAGAGTCGGTCTTTATCTGGACGAGTCAAGACGAGAGCACGCTCCGAATCATCATCTCAGACAATGGTGTCGGAATATTCGCGAAGATTACAGCGGCACTGGGCCTGCCCGACATGAGACAGGCGCTCTTTGAGTTGGCAAAGGGGAAACTGACTACGGACCCAAGCAGACACACGGGAGAAGGGGTCTTCTTCACCTCGAGGATGTTTGACTCTTTCGAGATCAGCGCAAACGGACTGCAATTCAATCACGACGCGAGTTCACCTCACGATTGGCTACGGGAAGCGCCGGGTGTCTTCCCCGATGGCACGGCGGTCTTCATGCGGATCGCACTGAACTCGAGTCGAACTGTGGCAGAAGTCTACTCCCAGTTCACCGATGCCCCGGAGGATTACGACTTTTCGAAGACCATTGTTCCGATGAAACTCGCACGATTTGGTGACGAACAATTAGTATCACGTTCACAAGCTAAAAGGCTGATTGCACGATTTGATCGCTTTCGGACGGTAATTCTTGACTTTGCGGACGTGCAGGAGATCGGGCAGGCTTTTGCGGACGAACTGTTTAGAGTATATGGAGGTTGTCATCGAGAAGTTGAACTACTTCCAAAGAACATGACCGAGCAAGTTGAGCGAATGTGGCTTCGTGCTGTCGCACCGCGAGGCGCTTAG
- a CDS encoding ABC transporter permease translates to MGLLDASEAALRLLFSGDPELWLIVGVSLSVTLRAMLIAMPLGIGIGYLLATLEFPGRRPLIVLTQGLLASPTVVVGLILYLLLSRQGVLGQLQLLFTQTAMVIGQILIALPVLIAFSLSAIQGADPRARETAVGLGASAPRIAWTMLVEVRFALMAAVCSAFGRVVSEIGCSLMVGGNIAGVTRNIPTAIALETSKGEFAQGIALGIVLLVVALGINSAFAFFQGESRR, encoded by the coding sequence CTGGGACTTCTCGATGCCAGCGAAGCGGCGCTGCGCCTGCTGTTTTCCGGCGATCCCGAGCTGTGGCTGATCGTCGGCGTTTCGCTGTCGGTGACGCTGCGCGCGATGCTGATCGCCATGCCCCTGGGTATTGGCATCGGCTATCTGCTGGCAACGCTGGAGTTCCCAGGCCGACGACCACTGATCGTCCTGACGCAGGGACTGCTGGCGTCGCCGACCGTGGTTGTCGGTCTGATCCTGTACCTGCTGCTTTCCCGCCAGGGGGTCCTGGGGCAGCTCCAACTGCTGTTTACCCAGACTGCGATGGTCATTGGCCAGATACTGATCGCCCTGCCGGTGCTGATTGCCTTCTCGCTCTCCGCGATCCAGGGCGCCGATCCGCGCGCCCGCGAAACCGCCGTCGGGCTCGGCGCATCGGCTCCGCGCATCGCCTGGACGATGCTCGTCGAAGTGCGCTTTGCGCTGATGGCAGCGGTCTGCAGCGCTTTTGGCCGGGTCGTCTCGGAGATCGGTTGCTCGCTGATGGTGGGCGGCAACATCGCCGGCGTGACGCGCAACATCCCGACGGCGATTGCGCTCGAAACCAGCAAGGGCGAGTTCGCGCAGGGCATTGCCCTGGGCATCGTCCTGCTGGTCGTTGCCCTGGGAATCAATTCGGCTTTCGCCTTCTTTCAGGGAGAGTCACGGCGATGA